A stretch of DNA from Lotus japonicus ecotype B-129 chromosome 4, LjGifu_v1.2:
TTTTAACTAATtgtgtatatatatttataacaaAATATTTTCACAACCAAAAAAGCCAGAAACCAAAAAATCTACATttttgtgtgagagagagagagagagagagctttcTGTTATGGCGGCGCCGGAGAAGCCCCCGGAGGGGGGCGGTGATGCTCCTGCTCGCAGGCCAACGTTCAGAGAAATGGTGCTTGGACGTGTGGAGAAGGAGGCTGGCTTAGCAAGGGAGAGGGTTGATCTCATTGCCAACAAGCTGGTTCGGGTAGAGTTTGAAGAGGGAAAGAAGCACCTTCCAAGGGTGTTTGTAGCTGATTCAGTGATTGATAACTTGAGCACTGCTTGGAAGGATTCGCTGGTGGTCAAAGTACTTGGCAAAAACCTGGGATATAATTTCATGAAACAGAAGCTGAAAGCCCTATGGAAGCCAAAGGGTGGTTTTGAGATAATTGACGTTGATCATGGGGTGTACATGGTCAAGTTTGATCTTCCAGATGATAAGGATACGGTTCTTAACGGTGGCCCATGGATGATATTTGATCGGTGCTTGGCGGTGTCGCTTTGGAGCCCAGATTTTATCACGTCTGAGACGCTGGCTTTGAAAACTATGGTCTGGTTACGGTTCCCAGGGCTGAACCTTGCATATTATGATGAGAGCTTCTTATTTGCTCTTGCTTCTTCGGTGGGGAAACCGATCAGGATTGACGTGAACACGAAGGCGATGCATCGTGGCCGGTATGCGCGGGTGTGTGTGGAGGTTGATCTGAGCCAACCTGTCGCAACACGGATATGGTTCAGAAACCAGTGGATTCGCGTGGAGTTTGAGGGCTTACGCATGATCTGTGATCATTGTGGATGCTATGGGCATCTCACCCGTAATTGCCCAGGTACACAAGCAGCAGAGCCTGCGGTGCAGCGGCGTCCGGCGGCGGCTGCAACGTCGGAACCTCCCATGCACGAGAAGCCAAACCCTAACGCTGGTAACGCGAACGCGGGTCAGCAAGAGAAGCCGTGTGACGGCTGGACAGAGGTGAAAAAACGGAAGGAGAAAATCAAGGGGAaatcaaatttgaatttcaaaaagcCACCTCAGCATAATAAAAACGGTGGCACAAATCAGAAGGAGAAAAATAAGGGAGTGCAGGTCCATAATGAGAAATTGCCAAAATCACGTGCTGCAGTTTTGGGGCGTGATAATTCTTTGGCATCTGGTTCCATTCTTTCCTTTTCCGCGGGAGAAACTTCACCAGTCCTTACTCCTTTGAAACGACGCCGGAGCAACGCTGGTATTGTCTTCTCATCTCCAACCCCGGTCCCCAAGAACGGTGGTGCGCCGGCAGCGAGTGGAACACCACAAAATGTGGTTCGAAGTCTGTTTCAGGCGAAAAGCATGGACATGGAAGTTGCACAGTGTGAGCTCCAGGAGTTGCAGAACTCGGCGGTGACTACCATGAACACAAAGGAGCACCCACCTGATGGCACCGTGATGACCGGAGGTCAGTGATGATGTTGCCCTCCTCTTGTGCGCCCCCTACTGTATCTCCATGATTGAGTTTAATGATTTCTCAGTTCTGGCGTGGAACATAAGGGGAGCAGCGAATGTGTCGGCAAAGCGACATGTTCGGGAGATTCTCCGGGTTAACCACCCAACTCTTGTTTTCTTATTGGAGACTAAGGTTCCTTTTAGTGCTGTCATGAGTTTTTGGAAAGCGGAGGGATATGTCCCGGTTCATGTGGAAGAAGCCATTGGCCGCTCCGGTGGCATTTGGTGTTTGAAACAGAAGTCTGTGCCCTTCTCTTTTTCTGTGGTTGAGACGACTACCCATGCAGTCACGATTCGAATTGATGCCCTCTCTTCCAGTTGGTTCTGTACTGGTGTTTATGCAAGCCCTTCTCCAGCTGCTCGGGTGTTGGGATGGGATTATCTGAAGGGTCTTAGACAGCGTGTCTCAGGACCTTGGATGTTGACAGGTGATTTTAATGAGACTCTGCTTCCTTCTGATCAGAACCGAGGTGTCTTTTCGGCGGCTAGAGCTGATAAGCTAGCGACTGTGATTGATGACTGTGACTTGCTAGACATTCACCCCTCTGGTTACCGGTTTACCTGGGCCAGGAAGCGAGAGGGGGAGCCGTTATTGTTGAAGAAGCTGGATTGGTGCTTTGTGGATATTCAGTGGCGGAATATGTTCCAAGAGGGAGGGGCTACGGTGTTGCCTCGCCGTTACTCGGATCATCACCCGTTGCTCATTCGGTGTGCCTGTTTGCTTCGAGGACGAGGTCCGCGACCCTTTCGTTTTGAGGCGATGTGGGTTTCCCATCCAGCTTATGAATCCGTGGTAGCGTCGGCTTGGGGAACTTCTATTCCGATTCACT
This window harbors:
- the LOC130712251 gene encoding uncharacterized protein LOC130712251, which gives rise to MAAPEKPPEGGGDAPARRPTFREMVLGRVEKEAGLARERVDLIANKLVRVEFEEGKKHLPRVFVADSVIDNLSTAWKDSLVVKVLGKNLGYNFMKQKLKALWKPKGGFEIIDVDHGVYMVKFDLPDDKDTVLNGGPWMIFDRCLAVSLWSPDFITSETLALKTMVWLRFPGLNLAYYDESFLFALASSVGKPIRIDVNTKAMHRGRYARVCVEVDLSQPVATRIWFRNQWIRVEFEGLRMICDHCGCYGHLTRNCPGTQAAEPAVQRRPAAAATSEPPMHEKPNPNAGNANAGQQEKPCDGWTEVKKRKEKIKGKSNLNFKKPPQHNKNGGTNQKEKNKGVQVHNEKLPKSRAAVLGRDNSLASGSILSFSAGETSPVLTPLKRRRSNAGIVFSSPTPVPKNGGAPAASGTPQNVVRSLFQAKSMDMEVAQCELQELQNSAVTTMNTKEHPPDGTVMTGGQ